AAAACCCTTGCTTATGCGATGAAGCCTTTTTTAGACAAAGAAGTCTTCAAAATGGAAATTGCCGTTTTGGTAAACAGAAGCAATGGTCTTTTCCCTTTAAAGCCTGATTATACCGGGTATGAACTTTCTACTACCCTCAACGAGCATATTAAAGTAGATTTCTCCGGAAATCAATATTCTGTTCATTTACACTAAGACATGTCTGTTCATTCTTCAGCTAATATCAAAAGGATTACCACCCATATTCTTCAGGAAATGAAGTCCCGGGGTGAGAAGATTTCTATGCTTACAGCCTATGATTTTTCAATGGCTAAAATTGTTGATTCAGCAGGCATAGATATCATTTTGGTAGGTGATTCTGCCTCCAATGTGATGGCAGGCCATGAAACAACTCTGCCGATAACACTAGATCAAATGATTTATCATGCGACTTCAGTGGTTAGGGCAGTAAGCAGAGCTTTTGTCGTGGTGGATATTCCTTTTGGATCTTACCAGGGAAATAGCTCTGAGGCGCTAAGATCTGCTATCAGAATTATGAAAGAATCTGGAGCACATGCAATCAAGGTAGAAGGTGGAGCTGAGATTAAAGAGTCCGTAGTAAGGATTTTAAGTGCCGGTGTTCCAGTCATGGGGCACTTGGGATTGACTCCTCAATCAATTTATAAGTTTGGTACCTATAGCGTCCGAGCAAAGGAGGAATCTGAAGCTGAAAAACTTATAGAGGATGCTAAGATTTTGGAAGAATGTGGCTGTTTTGCGATTGTACTCGAAAAGATTCCAGCTTCATTGGCTAAGAAAGTTGCTGAAACTGTTTCTATACCCGTGATTGGAATCGGAGCAGGTGGTGATGTGGATGGCCAAGTCTTGGTTATGCATGACATGTTAGGAATTACTCAAGAATTTAAACCAAGATTTTTGCGACAGTATGCAGATTTGCAATCCGTAATGATGGATGCTTTTGCCAATTATATTAAAGATGTGAAGAATAGGGATTTCCCTAATGAAAGAGAGAGCTATTAAATATAAAACGGCCTATCACAATCGGATAGGCCGTTTTATTTTAAATTATTTAATCCTTAATAAGATCCTTAAAATTAGTAATCCCACTGTCAATCATTTCCTTCATAGAGCCTTTTGCAGCCGTAATGTATTTGTCATGATCGCAAGCCACATAATGTGAAGCAAGAGTCATCTCTCCTCCAGATACCATTACTAATTGGGGATATGCAGTTTTGGAAAAAGTGGCAACCTCGGCAGATGAAACTTCCACTAGTTTGGTTTCAGCGAAAATTTCCTCAAAATGTACATCTCTTTTTAAGGATGTGGAGGAATCAAATAAAGGGGAACTTGCCATATGGCCAGCAAGGAATCGAACACGCGAAAAAATGTTTTCCTGAGTTGGAGAAGTTGTAAATCTTTTTGCAATCTTATTTAATCCCATTTGTTCATTATCCGATGCTCCTACAGAAGCGGCTAGTCTCAAGCTAATGTCTGCCTTTACTTTTGAAGAGGCATAGTTTGCAAAGGAGGTAGAGCTTGCATCCAAATTGACGAAAGGGAAAATGAATGTAGCTTCGGCAACATAAGCATCATTGAGGTCTTTAGATAATTTAGAACTTGTATCTGTGAATGTACCTTTCTCACGGCCATTATTTGAGACTCCTTTTACCCAATACTCATAGCCTGTAGGGGTGACCATAACATATCCTGTTGCTTGATCTGTGGAAGAAGCTCCTCCTTGAATTTTTGTGTAGCCGGAATAATAATCCGTCTTTCCAGCCTCTTCCGCTGTAATTATTTCAAAGCCTTCTGATTCAAGTTGTGCCACAAAGTCAGCGTATGCCTCATCTACAATTTTCTGAAAATCGGGCACGTCTATGCCACTTAGCTGAACGCCCATGCTTGTTTTAGTACCAGAAACTGTTGTAGTTCTATTGGCACGTTCATTTTTAGAAGCCGAAGTTTTGGCCGATGCCTCTTCGTAAACTTCGAATAATGCTCTGAATTTTTGAATATAGACTCGTTTTGGAGATTTTGAAGATTGCTTTCCTCGATGGAATTTGTTGACATCATAGTCTTTTGAAGTGATGAATGGATCTGCTGTATTGATCATTCCCATGCAAAAAAGCAGAATAGTTAAAATAGAAGTTTTCATAAAATAGAGTTTCAAGCCTTACAATTTTTGTCATTTGTAACGATGAAATTAAATGATTAAAAAGGATAATTTGGATCTGGGTGATTTTTGGGGATTGAAAGAAATAGCAAATTCAGTTTTGTAAATCCCTGTTAAATAGTCGGTTGTGGCGATTTGTTTTAAAAAGCTAGTTCGGTTTTCAGTGAAAAAATAGGGCAAATGGCGTATGAAAAAATATGATAAGAGGATCCAAAACCAATCAAAAAGAGAAAGTAAATCAGTGTTTAGATTGATTTTTAGACAAAAAAAAGACCGAGAAACTCGGCCTATCCAATTTTGATTAACTAATCCATTAAACTTCTACTTTGATAGATTTTTCCTTTAGCCTGATCATAAAATCGCTTAGCACATTCATGTAGTTAATAAAGGCATCATAGGGAGAATCGTATGGGCTAAAATAAGAGTGGATATCTCCGTCAGAGAAGAATTTCGTACACATATAATAAAAATGATCCGATGTCTGAAGGTATCTCCAATCCCTTTGGATTTCCTCATCATCGATCGTATTGACTAGTTTCTCTAAATCGTATAAACGATCAAAAGCTTCATCCTGTAAATCATTTCCGAGCCAAGCGGTTAAATCTCTTTCTTCATCGGCCCATGAAATAGGGATTGGAACGTGGATTTTTCCTACAGGTGAGATCTTTTTTGCCACTTCAGAAGGGGTGGAGAAATTGAAATCGGTTTTATTGAAAACTGCCTCAGGAAGGTGTTTCATGAAATCGAAAATTCCTGTTTCTGCCCATTGATGTTCCCCAAAAGTTTCATAATCCATAAATAGATTTAGTGTCTCGTCTTCTTTAGGGATCTCATTTATCCAATCAATAAACTTGTCGACCGTCAAAGGGTAATCATCCCAGCTCTTATTCCCAAATCGGAAAGCAATGTCATCACTAAGCTGGAAATTTTTAAGTAAAATTTTCAATTTGGGTTCGACACTATTGACATACACATAGTTCGGGCTTTTCCATCCTAGGATGTGTTTAGCACCCTCTGTAAGCATGGCTTCATATCCCATTTCTGCGATCATTGCCCCTATTTCATCTGAATAAATTAATTCGGTATTTCTAAAGACTGTTGGTTTATAGCCATTAAACAAATTGCTTATTTTCTCCTGATGTTTATTAACCAAGTCCTTGAATTCATCTTTACTTTTAAGCGAAGCAAGAGAGTGTGAGTAGGTCTCGTTAAGAAGTTCTACATGTCCTGTAGCCACTAGCTTTTGAAAGCTTTCCAAAACATCAGGAGCATAGGCCTGCATCTGATCCATAAAGGTTCCAGAAATCGAGAAACTAACTTTAAATGCCCCGTCATATTTCTGAATCAATTCCAAAAGCAGGGCATTCATAGGTAAATAACACTTCTGAGCGACTTTCCTCATGATGCTTCTATTACTGAAATCATCCCAATAGTGATGATCATCTCCTATATCAAAAAAACGATAGGGCTTAAGGCGAAATGGCTGGTGTACCTGGAAGTAAAAACAAATAGTTCTCATGATGTTTCGGATAAAGTTTTTTCGTAAACAGTGATAAGCTTAGAGGCGACATGCTCCCATTTTAATTTTTTCAATTCCTCGCTCCCCAACTCTTTGAACATTCGAGATATTCCTTGGTAATGTAAAAGCGCAAAAATTGCATCGGCCATCGCATCGATGTCCCAAAAATCAATTTTAATGGCATTGGTAAGGACTTCAGCAACCCCTGATTGCTTTGATATAATCACTGGAGTATTATGTCTTACAGCCTCTAAAGGAGAGATTCCAAAGGGTTCTGAGACAGAAGGCATCACATAAACATCTGAAATGGCAAACATATGATCCACATCTTTGCCTTTCAGGAATCCTGTGAAATTGAATTTTGTCCCAATTCTTAATTCAGCCACACGGTCAATCATTCTATTGAGTAAATCTCCGGATCCAGCCATGACAAAACGTACATTGGGGTCTCGATCGATTACTTTTTTGGCAGCTTCTACAAAATATTCTGGACCTTTCTGGAATGTGATTCTACCTAAGAATGTAACGATTTTTTCAGGGACTTTTTTCTGGAAAGAAGAAATGATGATGCTGGCATCTAAAACAGCATTGTGGACTACCGTTACTTTACTGGCGTCTATGCCATACTTTTTTACAATCGTGTTTTTAGTCAATTGACTGACCGCAATGATATGGTCTGCAGCATGCATCCCCGCTCGCTCTATATCATATACTATCTGGTTAACAGATTCACCTGAGCGATCAAATTCTGTAGCATGTACATGAGCTACTAATGGTTTGCCGCTGATTTCTTTGGCAGCAATACCTGCGGGAAAAGATAGCCAATCATGTGCATGGATTATTTCAAAATCACTTCTGTCTCTTGCGATCTGTGCCCCTGTTAATGCATATCGGCTTACTTCCTCCATGAGGTTTTTGCCATATTTTCCACTAAACTGGTACTTGGTAGTAAAAATACTTTCGTTTACATCAGATCGATCATGTAAAGCATAATCTGTGAATTTTTGATATTCTTCAGGGCCCAGGTAAGGCACCAAAAAACTACTGACCTCTAAATAAGTGAGGTTTTTCCAGATGGATTTAAATCGCTTTTCCCGGTAGTCAATGGATATATCACTTGCATTGACAAAATCAGCCATAGGCTCTTCATCTCCCCAAAGTTTTGGTACCACAAAAATGATGTCTTGATTATGGTGGGTCAGCCCCTTAATCAAGCCATAACATGCTGTTCCAAGTCCTCCAGAAATATGTGGCGGGAATTCCCAGCCAAACATTAATACCTTCATAGAAAAATTATTTATATCCGCTTTACCAAATCCATCATTCGAAGTAGCTCTGCTACACTCCAAGCTTGGGAGATTGCTCCCTTAGGTCTATGGGGAGGATCTCCATCATATAATTCTGCAACAGTGCCTACTCCATATTGGGTCATAACCCCATCAAATCCATCTACAATTTTTTTGATGAAATTCAATGAGGACTTTCCATGAAGTTTGATGTATCCTTCGACAAAATGCCCTAAAGGCCAGGTCCAAACTGTACCATTATGATAGGCCTCATCTCGACTAATCTGGTCTCCAAAATAATATCCTTTATAGGCGTAATCATCTGGTGAAAGAGATCGCAACCCTCTTGTGGTCAATAACTTTGATTTTACTATTTCCAGTACCTGATCTTTCTGACCTTCACTTAGCATAGTATACGGTAAAGATGTCGCAAAAACCATATTTGGCCTTACTGACCAATCTTTTTTATCTCCCGATATGTAATCCGCTAAATATCCATGCTCCTCTGACCAAAATTCCTTTTCGAAAGTTTCCTTGGTTTGTGCGGCATGGCTCAACATACTCTCGTCTCCTGTCAATTCGTGATAAAAGCATAGCGCATTATACCAAAGCGCTTGAATCTCTACCGGACAGCCAGTTCTCGGCGTTACAGGACCCTCTGGAGTAACTGCATCCATCCAGGTAAGAGCTTTTCCTTTTTCACCTCCATAGACGAGTCCATTTTCCTGCACTTTAATATTGAAATCGGTACCGTTGAGATAGCCATCTATGATGCCTTTCATTTTACTTAGGTACCGTTCCTTGATCGTTTTACTGTCTTTAGTATATAATACATACTGCTGCAATGCCCAGAAATACCAGAGTGGGGCATCGATTGAGTTCATATTTGTCATTACTCCACTGCCAACATTGGGAAATAATGGGCCATTTAAATTATTGGACATGGAGTCCATGATTTCCAAAAATGTACTGTTTTCACCCACGGTAAGCGTTAGACCTGGAGCAGCAACAAAAGTGTCTCTTCCCCACCAGCCAAACCAAGGGTATCCCGCAATAACTCGTGTCTCTCCATCTCTTTTTCGGATGAATTGGCCAGCTGAATTTTTAAGGCAGTTTTCGAAATTGTTTCTAGGGATCCTTCTGGCAATTTCTTTTTTGAATGCAGATTCACGGGTTTTGGGGTCTGCCTCTGTCAGTCCTGCTGAAAAAATGACAGACTCTCCCTTTTCTATGTCAAACTCAAAATACCCAGGAACATATAGATCCTCTTGATAATCGTACCCTCGTTCTCTTTCCTGAATATACTCTATGTTGTAGTACCAATCTGGAACTGGGACAAACTCGCATTTTTTTGACAGCTGTAAGAAAAGAGGATCGTACTTTTCGTAAAGCTGGCATTTTATTCCATTTGGAGCTTTACCATATTTTTTATTGATGAAAGTATTCGCCTTCATTAAGTTATGATAGGGGCGAAATGCTAAAAATGGAGAAATTCTGATCTTGGTAGGAGAGTGTGCATCCAGTAAAGTGTATCGAATCATTACCCTGTCTCGGTTGGTGTCCAAGATCAACTCTTTTTGTAAAAGAACTCCTCCTACTCGGTACGTAAGTTTTGGAATGGGCTCTGAATCAAAGTCTTCTAAATACTTATGTCCTCTAGGGGAATAGTTTCCAGGGTATTTGCTGATTCCAAGGTTAAAGCTAGACCCTCGTTGGATGACAGTTTCATGGACAGTAGAAAGAAGGACATGGCTTTGAGAGTCTATTTGTGGTTGGGGGACAACCAATAGGCCATGGTATTTACGAGTGTTACAGCCAATGATGGAGGTGCTGGTATAAGACCCCGCTCTATTGGTTCGGAGGATCTCTCTATCCAGCGAATAGTTAAGATTGATCAGCTGGGTTTTATCAAAATGGATGTAACTCATATTTTAAATCATTGGATTGATTTAAAATTAGAGTTTTGCAGCCATAAGAAAAATATTCTTGAAAAAATTTAAGGTTATGTTTCCATAACCTTTTGTTTTTTTTAAAATAATTAGGAATGAAAGTCCTCTTTTTGAATTTCTTCGAAATTTTTCAAGGATTCTTCAAATTTTGAAATGTAGTTATGAGCTAGCCTAACATTGATGCGCTGCACAACCGGGAACCTAGGATGGGATTGGAACAAAGTGAACATCATAAATTGGTTTAGTTTAAGAGCTTAGTGACAAATGTTGTGCCAGTATAAACCCTTTAAAACAAGAAAACCCCTCATAATGAGGGGTTTTTTGGGTGAAAGACCGGGTTCGAACCGGCGACCTCTGGATCCACAAACCAGCGCTCTAACCAGCTGAGCTACAATCACCATATTTCATTTGAAGTACTTTTCTTCCAAATGGTCTGCAAAAGTAATTATTAAGATTTTCCAGTGCAAGGTCCAGCTTAATAATTTCTTAAAAATCTTAATCTTTCTCCATTTTTCTCTTCGTGGA
Above is a window of Algoriphagus machipongonensis DNA encoding:
- a CDS encoding amylo-alpha-1,6-glucosidase; this encodes MSYIHFDKTQLINLNYSLDREILRTNRAGSYTSTSIIGCNTRKYHGLLVVPQPQIDSQSHVLLSTVHETVIQRGSSFNLGISKYPGNYSPRGHKYLEDFDSEPIPKLTYRVGGVLLQKELILDTNRDRVMIRYTLLDAHSPTKIRISPFLAFRPYHNLMKANTFINKKYGKAPNGIKCQLYEKYDPLFLQLSKKCEFVPVPDWYYNIEYIQERERGYDYQEDLYVPGYFEFDIEKGESVIFSAGLTEADPKTRESAFKKEIARRIPRNNFENCLKNSAGQFIRKRDGETRVIAGYPWFGWWGRDTFVAAPGLTLTVGENSTFLEIMDSMSNNLNGPLFPNVGSGVMTNMNSIDAPLWYFWALQQYVLYTKDSKTIKERYLSKMKGIIDGYLNGTDFNIKVQENGLVYGGEKGKALTWMDAVTPEGPVTPRTGCPVEIQALWYNALCFYHELTGDESMLSHAAQTKETFEKEFWSEEHGYLADYISGDKKDWSVRPNMVFATSLPYTMLSEGQKDQVLEIVKSKLLTTRGLRSLSPDDYAYKGYYFGDQISRDEAYHNGTVWTWPLGHFVEGYIKLHGKSSLNFIKKIVDGFDGVMTQYGVGTVAELYDGDPPHRPKGAISQAWSVAELLRMMDLVKRI
- the panB gene encoding 3-methyl-2-oxobutanoate hydroxymethyltransferase — translated: MSVHSSANIKRITTHILQEMKSRGEKISMLTAYDFSMAKIVDSAGIDIILVGDSASNVMAGHETTLPITLDQMIYHATSVVRAVSRAFVVVDIPFGSYQGNSSEALRSAIRIMKESGAHAIKVEGGAEIKESVVRILSAGVPVMGHLGLTPQSIYKFGTYSVRAKEESEAEKLIEDAKILEECGCFAIVLEKIPASLAKKVAETVSIPVIGIGAGGDVDGQVLVMHDMLGITQEFKPRFLRQYADLQSVMMDAFANYIKDVKNRDFPNERESY
- a CDS encoding glycoside hydrolase family 57 protein, translated to MRTICFYFQVHQPFRLKPYRFFDIGDDHHYWDDFSNRSIMRKVAQKCYLPMNALLLELIQKYDGAFKVSFSISGTFMDQMQAYAPDVLESFQKLVATGHVELLNETYSHSLASLKSKDEFKDLVNKHQEKISNLFNGYKPTVFRNTELIYSDEIGAMIAEMGYEAMLTEGAKHILGWKSPNYVYVNSVEPKLKILLKNFQLSDDIAFRFGNKSWDDYPLTVDKFIDWINEIPKEDETLNLFMDYETFGEHQWAETGIFDFMKHLPEAVFNKTDFNFSTPSEVAKKISPVGKIHVPIPISWADEERDLTAWLGNDLQDEAFDRLYDLEKLVNTIDDEEIQRDWRYLQTSDHFYYMCTKFFSDGDIHSYFSPYDSPYDAFINYMNVLSDFMIRLKEKSIKVEV
- a CDS encoding glycosyltransferase family 4 protein → MKVLMFGWEFPPHISGGLGTACYGLIKGLTHHNQDIIFVVPKLWGDEEPMADFVNASDISIDYREKRFKSIWKNLTYLEVSSFLVPYLGPEEYQKFTDYALHDRSDVNESIFTTKYQFSGKYGKNLMEEVSRYALTGAQIARDRSDFEIIHAHDWLSFPAGIAAKEISGKPLVAHVHATEFDRSGESVNQIVYDIERAGMHAADHIIAVSQLTKNTIVKKYGIDASKVTVVHNAVLDASIIISSFQKKVPEKIVTFLGRITFQKGPEYFVEAAKKVIDRDPNVRFVMAGSGDLLNRMIDRVAELRIGTKFNFTGFLKGKDVDHMFAISDVYVMPSVSEPFGISPLEAVRHNTPVIISKQSGVAEVLTNAIKIDFWDIDAMADAIFALLHYQGISRMFKELGSEELKKLKWEHVASKLITVYEKTLSETS